Sequence from the uncultured Draconibacterium sp. genome:
AGCTGCTACCCAGAAAAACAGGTACCTGTCCTTTGGTAATAAAATGAAAAATCAGCGTGCCAATACCTGCTGTAAAAAGCGCAACGGCCGGATCGATGCCCACAAGCAGTGGTACCAAAACGGTAGCTCCAAAGGCCACAAATAAGAACTGCACACCCAATACGGTGTTTTTAAAGGTTAACTGTTCACGTAAAGTTTTACCACTCATATCTTTTGTATTTGTTTAAAATTTGCGCAAAAATATACCCGTTTGCGAAAGAAACGGGTATAATGTATATTTTTTATTGAAGGATTTCGGCAGGAATTTCCTTTATTGGTTTTATTCGTACTGATTTTACAAACAAATCACCGCCTTCAGACTGAATTTGGATTTTCCCTGAACTTAGCGGTTTTATTTGGCCATCTTCATTAACTCCGGTGTTGGTATTTATCATGGTAACTTGACCGTTAACCACATGCACGGTTGTACGTCCAACGCTATAAAGTTCAATTGTATTCCATTCGCCCAGCGGCTTTTCAGCATCAACGGCCTTTTTTATGCCGGGGCCGTTAAAGTCTTTTCCAAACTGGGTAAGTTCTCCGCCTTTTGAAAATTGAAAACCTTCATCCGTTTTTGTGGTTTCAGTTTCGCAGCAAGTATTGTTCATCAGGTATGTATCGCCCAGATTTTCGTGCATCAGCTGGCATTCGATGTTGGTCATCCAGGTGCCAATAGCTTCTCCAAAATCGCCAAAACTGTGGTACAAAAGTCCGCTGTTTCGTTTTGTGTAAACCTGGTCGCCCCATTTAAATACCAATTCCAGGTGATAGTTGGCAAAAGTATCGACAGTAGCCAGCGAGCCATTTACTTCTCCGCTGATATGAATTAGCTTTTCGCCTTCAACATCAACAACTTTAAAAACGCTCCCGGTTGTTGCCTGTTCGTGAAGGTTTTCGAAGCCGGTAAGCGGAGTGCCGATAAATGTTTCCCAGCCATCAAGGTTTTCGCCATTAAACAGTGGTTGCCAGGGTGCTTCGCACGAACTAAATAAGATGCTAAGGATAGCGAGTGAAATAAAAAATGTAAATTTCTTCATGAGGTAATGGTTTAGATTAATTGACATAAAAAAACTGCCCCATAAATATAGGACAGTTTCTTAAATATTTTTATTTTTTCTCTGTTAAACCGCTGTGCCAGCTAATTGCTGCGCTCGTTCCAAAATTGCCGTATCATCCAAGAGAACAATTCCTCCGTTTGGTCCTGGCTCCATGTGAATTCCCACTGCTCTTCCATCTGTGTAGTTAGCGCCTCCGAAATAATTCCTGACAGTTTCTTCTTTTAATTCAAATTCTTGCGCTATTTGTTTAATCGAACCGTCAGGCAAGCTGTCTTTAATTTTACGCAGCTCGTTAAATGTTATCTTTTTTTCCATATCGCTGTGGTATTAATTAATAATTATTGTATTTGTAAAGAACGTGCTTTAAAAGTATAATTAATAATTTAATAATAAAAGCGTCATCAACAGCTATTGTTAAATGTTATAACACAAGAGGAAAATTATGTGTATCACAAAGGTGTTGAATTGTTGTAAATGGCTGAAATATAAAGGTGTTAGATTTTGGTGATATGTTGTAGAACAGGTAGCGTTCAGGTGTCTGTTAACATTTTTTAAGGGAAGCCGGCCGGCCGTATTTATTCAGAAATAATACTGTCGTAAATGGCCTGATGCATGGCTGTACGGATGTTTAATTCGTAGAGTTTTGAATTGTTTCGGGTTGGGTAAACGCGGTTCGACATAAAAATGTATAGCAGCCCGCTTTCGGGGTCGGCCCATGCAAAAGTTCCGGTATATCCGCTGTGCCCAAAACTGCTTTTGCTACTCGACACTGCAGGGTAGGCATCTTCCAGATCATTTTTATAATTGTCGATCTTGGGTTTGTCGAAACCGAGACCCCGGCGGTTTTTATTTTCAGGATATTGAATGCGCGTAAATTCGTTTAAGGTTAAGTCGGAGATATAACGCCGGCCTCCAAAATATCCTTTTTGCAGGTACATTTGAAATACTTTGGCCAGATCGTTTGTTGAGCCAAATAAACCGGCATTTCCGGAGACGCCACCCATCATTGCGGCTCCTTCGTCGTGTACATAACCCCGCAATTTCTCCATCCTGAAAAAGTCATCCGTTTCGGTGGGAATAATCTGGTTAAGCGGAAAGTGTTTGTAGGCATTAAACGTAATGGTATACGCTCCCATAGGCCGGTAAAAAGTGTTTTTTACATACGATTCGTACGGAGTGCCGGTAAGGTTTTCAATAATGTCGGGGTAGAGGTAAAAACTTAGTCCCGA
This genomic interval carries:
- a CDS encoding DUF1080 domain-containing protein; the encoded protein is MKKFTFFISLAILSILFSSCEAPWQPLFNGENLDGWETFIGTPLTGFENLHEQATTGSVFKVVDVEGEKLIHISGEVNGSLATVDTFANYHLELVFKWGDQVYTKRNSGLLYHSFGDFGEAIGTWMTNIECQLMHENLGDTYLMNNTCCETETTKTDEGFQFSKGGELTQFGKDFNGPGIKKAVDAEKPLGEWNTIELYSVGRTTVHVVNGQVTMINTNTGVNEDGQIKPLSSGKIQIQSEGGDLFVKSVRIKPIKEIPAEILQ
- a CDS encoding DNA-binding protein, encoding MEKKITFNELRKIKDSLPDGSIKQIAQEFELKEETVRNYFGGANYTDGRAVGIHMEPGPNGGIVLLDDTAILERAQQLAGTAV